A single Bacillota bacterium DNA region contains:
- a CDS encoding winged helix-turn-helix transcriptional regulator: protein MSQEIIDRCDITCINEANVQEVRQKMIGEEVAQPLAEIFKTLGDPTRIKLLFALMSKELCVCDLAAVIGVSESAVSHHLRLLRTQKLVKFRRDGKVLYYSLADQHVEKLFAQGLEHVLE from the coding sequence ATGAGTCAGGAAATTATAGATCGATGCGACATAACCTGTATTAATGAAGCCAATGTGCAAGAAGTCCGCCAGAAGATGATTGGGGAAGAGGTTGCTCAGCCTCTGGCCGAAATTTTCAAGACCTTGGGGGATCCCACGCGCATTAAGCTGCTGTTTGCTCTCATGTCCAAAGAGTTGTGTGTCTGCGATTTAGCAGCGGTCATCGGGGTCTCGGAATCGGCTGTTTCCCACCATCTCCGGCTTTTGCGTACGCAGAAGCTGGTCAAGTTTCGACGGGATGGGAAGGTCCTGTATTACTCCCTGGCTGACCAGCACGTGGAAAAGCTGTTCGCTCAGGGATTAGAACACGTTCTGGAGTAG
- the cadA gene encoding cadmium-translocating P-type ATPase, whose amino-acid sequence MALSEAVEIRDFNSTLQITGMDUPDCAAKLEKAIRQVPGVIAATVVFTTGKLNLAYDPSTINIAQVINKIQNLGYQVREEQLNSSELSSPSKGTRSDGAGQESASFWRTNKYALSTVMSGVMILLAVLLGQLKVSFTITHAIYVVGIILGGYLPAKSGWSVLVNARELDMNVLMTLAAIGAAAIGQFAEGAVVVFLFSLGNALQAYTLDKTRNSIRTLMELTPNQALVRRNGREMILPVEQVRIGDIVIVRPGERLPMDGRVVGGASTVNQAPITGESLPVDKQAGDEVFAGTINERGFLEIEVTRLSRDNTLSRIIHLIEEAQAQRAPSQQFVDRFARYYTPLVLLGAVLVATVPSLIFHQPFNKWFYEALAMLLVACPCALVISTPVSIVAAIGSAARNGVLIKGGVCLEEAGALSVIAFDKTGTLTRGKPRVTDVIPLNGTSETEMLAIAAAIESRSEHPLGEAIVNCAKERLLILPDVSNFTAVLGKGARGEVEGRPYYIGNVRFFTEQGISLTPAEVEIGRLQTEGKTVMVLGDGQNILGLIAVADVLRESSRETIQQLKQAGIEKVVMLTGDNELTAQAIARSVGVDEVKADLLPEDKVKAVMELLVEHTKVAMVGDGVNDAPAMAISTVGIAMGTAGTDTALETADIALMADDLSKLPYAINLSRRTLKTIKQNIFFALIVKGLILLLIIPGWLTLWLAVIGDMGSSLLVTLNGMRLLRVKYTQ is encoded by the coding sequence ATGGCCTTGAGTGAAGCAGTGGAAATCCGTGATTTTAACAGCACCCTGCAAATCACCGGGATGGACTGACCGGATTGTGCGGCAAAGTTAGAGAAAGCTATTCGGCAAGTACCCGGGGTGATCGCCGCAACCGTTGTGTTTACAACGGGTAAACTTAACCTCGCGTACGACCCCAGCACCATTAATATTGCGCAAGTGATTAATAAGATCCAGAACCTTGGCTACCAGGTGCGAGAAGAACAGCTAAACTCGTCTGAGTTGTCTTCTCCGTCTAAGGGCACGCGGTCTGATGGAGCGGGACAGGAGAGTGCATCCTTCTGGCGAACGAATAAATATGCCTTATCGACCGTTATGTCTGGGGTGATGATTCTCCTGGCCGTGCTCCTGGGACAGTTAAAAGTATCATTTACAATTACTCACGCCATATATGTTGTCGGCATCATCCTGGGCGGTTACCTCCCCGCCAAAAGTGGGTGGTCGGTGTTGGTTAACGCTCGTGAACTGGACATGAATGTGTTGATGACTCTGGCCGCAATTGGGGCGGCGGCGATTGGGCAGTTTGCAGAAGGGGCTGTGGTTGTTTTCCTGTTTTCCCTGGGGAACGCCCTGCAGGCCTATACCCTGGACAAAACCCGTAACTCGATTCGCACGTTGATGGAGTTAACCCCCAACCAGGCGTTGGTGCGTCGGAACGGGCGAGAGATGATTTTACCGGTTGAGCAGGTCCGAATAGGCGACATCGTCATTGTTCGACCAGGGGAAAGGCTCCCAATGGACGGCCGGGTGGTGGGTGGCGCGTCTACTGTCAATCAAGCGCCCATCACTGGCGAGTCGCTGCCAGTGGATAAACAAGCCGGCGACGAGGTTTTCGCCGGGACCATCAATGAGCGTGGTTTCCTGGAGATTGAAGTAACCAGACTGTCCCGAGATAATACCCTGTCCAGAATTATTCACCTCATCGAAGAAGCCCAGGCGCAGCGGGCTCCATCCCAGCAGTTTGTCGACAGGTTTGCCCGCTATTATACACCCCTGGTGCTCCTGGGGGCGGTTCTGGTCGCAACTGTTCCTTCCCTGATTTTTCACCAGCCCTTTAATAAATGGTTCTATGAGGCGCTGGCCATGCTTTTGGTGGCCTGTCCCTGTGCCCTGGTGATCTCGACCCCGGTGTCGATCGTGGCGGCCATTGGCAGTGCGGCCAGGAATGGGGTATTGATTAAGGGTGGCGTATGCCTGGAGGAAGCCGGGGCACTGTCGGTGATCGCATTTGATAAGACCGGTACCTTAACCAGGGGAAAACCCCGGGTCACTGACGTCATTCCCCTTAATGGAACCAGTGAAACGGAAATGCTGGCGATCGCGGCAGCCATTGAATCCCGCTCGGAGCATCCATTGGGTGAGGCGATCGTTAATTGTGCGAAAGAACGATTATTAATTTTACCAGATGTCAGCAATTTCACGGCTGTATTGGGCAAAGGAGCCAGGGGAGAAGTTGAAGGTCGGCCGTATTACATCGGTAACGTTCGCTTCTTTACTGAGCAGGGTATCTCTCTGACACCGGCAGAAGTAGAGATCGGTCGGCTGCAAACAGAGGGCAAGACCGTAATGGTCCTGGGGGATGGGCAGAACATTCTCGGGCTGATCGCTGTAGCTGATGTTTTACGGGAGAGCAGCCGAGAGACCATCCAGCAGCTAAAGCAGGCCGGCATCGAAAAAGTTGTGATGCTCACCGGAGATAATGAGCTGACCGCCCAGGCCATCGCCAGGAGCGTCGGAGTAGACGAGGTTAAAGCTGACCTGTTGCCCGAAGATAAGGTGAAGGCCGTTATGGAGCTTTTGGTTGAACATACCAAAGTGGCAATGGTAGGGGACGGGGTCAATGACGCCCCCGCGATGGCGATATCGACAGTAGGGATTGCTATGGGCACAGCCGGTACTGATACCGCCTTAGAAACCGCGGATATCGCCTTGATGGCCGATGATCTGTCCAAATTGCCTTACGCTATCAATTTGAGCCGGCGGACATTAAAAACGATCAAGCAAAATATTTTTTTCGCTTTAATTGTCAAGGGATTGATTCTACTGCTGATTATCCCGGGCTGGTTGACCTTGTGGTTGGCGGTTATCGGGGACATGGGGAGTTCGCTGCTTGTAACGTTAAACGGCATGAGGTTGCTAAGGGTTAAATACACTCAATAA
- a CDS encoding GntR family transcriptional regulator, with protein sequence MSRYYAEIGRYEQIAIDIANKIVRKELKEGDKLSGRSTLAGAYNVSPETVRRAVALLQSKGVVEALVGKGIIIRSRTAAERFLKDFETKRVIEEIQARIAQLTAERDRINEEIAHELSMLVNYTSKAITRMDMIDEIRIPEDSWVVGQTIESSGINAFHDTLIIAIEKNDDNIFSPDASTKLFANDLLIIASPPGARERIRKIIERTKTQE encoded by the coding sequence ATGAGTAGATATTACGCAGAAATTGGTCGCTACGAGCAAATCGCCATTGATATAGCCAATAAAATTGTCCGAAAAGAACTAAAGGAAGGCGATAAGTTATCTGGGCGTTCAACACTTGCCGGTGCATATAATGTTTCTCCAGAGACAGTGCGGAGAGCAGTTGCTTTGTTACAGAGTAAAGGGGTGGTTGAAGCCTTGGTAGGAAAAGGAATTATCATTCGTTCACGAACTGCCGCCGAACGGTTTTTAAAAGATTTTGAAACAAAACGCGTAATTGAAGAAATACAGGCAAGAATTGCACAACTAACCGCTGAACGTGACAGAATTAATGAAGAAATAGCACATGAATTGTCTATGTTAGTCAATTATACCTCCAAGGCCATTACCCGCATGGATATGATTGATGAAATTCGAATTCCTGAAGATTCTTGGGTAGTCGGTCAAACCATTGAAAGTAGCGGGATTAATGCATTCCATGACACCCTGATTATCGCCATTGAGAAAAATGATGATAATATCTTCTCTCCTGATGCTTCAACAAAGTTATTCGCAAATGATTTGTTAATTATCGCCAGTCCTCCTGGCGCCAGGGAGCGGATCAGGAAAATCATTGAAAGGACAAAAACTCAGGAATAA
- a CDS encoding SLC13/DASS family transporter: protein MGPAETSLIILAAVMILYITEIIPLAVTAVGSCAALVVFKVVDAKTAWSGLSADTNLLVAGMIVVGLALFETGLAEEIGKKIVGLAKGSTFGVILAMLLVTMGLSAFLNNSSTTAMMVPVLAGIIAGSGGKINAKFTIMPLALAAVTGGMLTLVGSTPTVIVQGVQTAAGYRPFGFFEFALIGGPICLAFLIYNFTIGRWLAVKMYGENPPPSPFMQEMLEKVAAQKSESKTKDPKKMWISGLILLGCVLGFIFTNTKVLPLGTIAMIGALACVVTGCISEKTTYRQMDWTTVLVLGGSIGFAAGLDKSGGGKLLANYILGLFGDKVTPYTILVVIAFLGMFLTQCMSNTAATAMLAPIGLAMAKAIGANPLPIMMALCTATASSFSTPVATPPMTIVLGPGGYKFFDYIKWGGLFNIICFIIVIVLVPLIWPF, encoded by the coding sequence ATGGGTCCTGCAGAAACGAGTTTGATTATCCTAGCGGCCGTGATGATTCTCTACATCACTGAAATCATACCATTAGCTGTAACGGCGGTCGGATCATGCGCTGCCCTGGTCGTGTTCAAGGTAGTTGATGCAAAGACGGCGTGGAGCGGGTTATCAGCCGATACAAACCTGCTGGTCGCCGGTATGATTGTCGTTGGACTGGCCTTGTTTGAGACTGGTCTGGCCGAAGAGATTGGGAAAAAGATCGTTGGTCTGGCCAAAGGCAGCACCTTCGGGGTCATCTTGGCGATGCTGCTGGTCACGATGGGTTTGTCCGCTTTCTTGAACAACTCTTCAACCACGGCGATGATGGTGCCGGTCTTAGCAGGGATTATCGCCGGTTCGGGTGGTAAAATCAACGCCAAGTTTACGATTATGCCGCTGGCCCTGGCGGCGGTCACTGGCGGGATGCTGACCCTGGTTGGTTCTACCCCAACGGTAATTGTGCAAGGCGTGCAAACCGCGGCGGGTTACCGGCCGTTTGGCTTCTTCGAGTTTGCTCTGATTGGTGGACCGATTTGTTTGGCGTTCCTTATTTATAATTTCACCATCGGGAGATGGCTGGCGGTGAAGATGTATGGTGAGAATCCACCACCAAGTCCTTTTATGCAGGAAATGCTCGAGAAGGTTGCCGCGCAGAAAAGTGAAAGCAAAACCAAGGACCCAAAGAAAATGTGGATTTCTGGGCTCATCTTGCTCGGTTGTGTACTTGGGTTTATCTTTACAAACACAAAAGTCCTACCTCTCGGGACAATTGCGATGATTGGCGCCCTGGCCTGTGTGGTGACGGGTTGCATTTCCGAAAAAACCACTTACCGGCAGATGGACTGGACGACGGTGCTGGTGCTGGGTGGTTCGATCGGCTTTGCGGCCGGCCTGGACAAGAGCGGCGGCGGCAAACTGCTGGCCAACTACATCCTGGGGTTATTTGGTGATAAGGTTACCCCATACACAATTCTCGTGGTTATTGCTTTCCTGGGCATGTTCCTGACCCAGTGCATGTCCAACACGGCGGCTACGGCCATGCTGGCGCCGATTGGCCTGGCCATGGCGAAGGCGATCGGGGCAAACCCGCTGCCGATCATGATGGCGCTCTGCACTGCTACGGCGTCTTCGTTCTCGACCCCGGTGGCAACCCCGCCGATGACCATTGTCCTTGGCCCCGGCGGCTACAAGTTCTTCGACTACATCAAGTGGGGCGGGCTGTTTAATATAATTTGTTTTATTATCGTGATTGTGCTGGTTCCGTTAATCTGGCCGTTCTAG
- a CDS encoding OadG family protein, which produces MGTDWGLAMQVVAKGFTAVFLVLVILMFSVRAMSAIIMRLEKRGKEEAGANN; this is translated from the coding sequence ATGGGTACAGATTGGGGCTTGGCCATGCAGGTGGTTGCTAAAGGGTTTACAGCGGTGTTCCTGGTCTTGGTGATTCTGATGTTTTCCGTCCGAGCCATGTCGGCCATTATTATGAGATTGGAGAAACGCGGTAAAGAGGAAGCCGGGGCCAATAATTAA